In Methylotenera sp. L2L1, the following proteins share a genomic window:
- a CDS encoding VWA domain-containing protein, with the protein MHPIYNYLRHRKDVSLLLAAFILLVIALFNPTIPVKRNIYSYIFAVDISQSMNVVDKTLNGKPVSRLVYIQDTLHKLVSELPCGTNVSIGLFAGVSVAALYTPIEVCENFDAINDTIDHFDWRTGWSGNSRIRASMPVLAKTIRSFPAPAQVVFFTDGEEAPKLHVFNREDLSAFQGGDDWLLVGVGSDKGTPIPKFDEHNQLIGYWANESFAMQPGIAQISEANIGSRNDSIANGESDRYLSKLDETYLQDLAKEINGMYVRADSVSSILNAMKKQKPARRDNANFELRWILATLAGVLFIFAYLPKHPVNELKMHWRNLINRRQAIKKET; encoded by the coding sequence ATGCATCCAATTTATAATTATTTACGTCACCGCAAAGATGTAAGTCTGTTGCTCGCTGCTTTTATACTATTAGTCATCGCATTATTTAATCCGACGATTCCAGTTAAGCGCAACATCTATAGCTACATATTTGCTGTGGATATTTCACAAAGCATGAATGTGGTAGATAAAACACTCAATGGAAAACCAGTGTCACGTTTAGTGTATATACAAGATACATTACATAAACTGGTGAGTGAGCTACCATGCGGCACTAACGTCAGTATTGGTTTGTTTGCAGGGGTAAGCGTTGCTGCACTGTATACACCGATTGAAGTCTGCGAGAACTTTGATGCGATTAACGACACCATTGATCATTTTGACTGGCGCACGGGCTGGTCTGGCAATAGTAGGATCAGGGCGAGCATGCCAGTATTGGCTAAAACCATCCGCTCTTTTCCAGCACCAGCACAAGTAGTGTTTTTCACAGATGGTGAGGAAGCACCTAAGTTACATGTTTTTAATCGAGAAGACTTAAGTGCTTTTCAAGGTGGTGATGACTGGCTACTGGTTGGTGTAGGTTCGGACAAAGGCACCCCTATCCCAAAATTTGATGAGCATAACCAGCTGATTGGTTATTGGGCCAACGAAAGCTTCGCGATGCAGCCTGGTATTGCGCAGATATCAGAAGCCAATATAGGCTCTAGAAACGATAGCATTGCTAATGGTGAGAGTGACCGATACTTATCTAAGTTAGACGAAACATACTTACAAGATCTTGCCAAAGAAATTAATGGTATGTATGTGCGTGCTGATAGCGTGTCATCAATACTCAATGCAATGAAAAAACAAAAACCTGCACGCCGTGATAACGCCAACTTTGAGTTACGCTGGATATTGGCGACGTTAGCAGGCGTGTTATTTATATTCGCTTACTTGCCAAAACATCCGGTCAATGAGTTAAAAATGCACTGGC
- a CDS encoding vWA domain-containing protein yields MVFSHPWVLWLLPLALLPLLLQRAHAKHYSWVDMLPIDPLSNLISLILKILAVLTLIFIILGLAAPHTTEQKVERIGIGAQIALVLDRSASMDDPFSGSTDSTGNVTVGETKSVAAARLITAFVKSRQQDMFGMITFSNSAMYVLPLSENKKAIIAAVQATAGNALFQTNIGSGLTSSAGLFDKIPDSGSRAVILLSDGAGRVDANTQQKIKDWFERLNISLYWIVLRQPGGLSIFDTSYVPVEDQPLPAQIELHEFFQKFKTPFRAYEAEDPKSLQLAMNDINNREKKPIKYFEKIPGRDYSNICFMIAAIMIALLLGVKRIEVTTWH; encoded by the coding sequence ATGGTTTTTTCTCACCCATGGGTATTATGGCTACTACCACTAGCACTTTTACCCCTGCTATTACAGCGCGCTCACGCCAAGCACTACTCTTGGGTGGACATGCTCCCTATCGACCCATTATCTAATTTAATTAGTCTAATTCTAAAAATATTGGCTGTATTAACCCTGATTTTTATCATATTAGGCTTAGCTGCGCCGCATACCACGGAGCAAAAAGTAGAACGTATTGGCATTGGTGCACAAATCGCGTTGGTACTAGATCGAAGTGCAAGTATGGACGACCCGTTCTCTGGCTCTACAGACAGTACAGGCAATGTGACTGTAGGTGAAACAAAATCAGTCGCGGCAGCTAGGCTTATCACCGCTTTTGTAAAATCACGTCAGCAAGACATGTTTGGCATGATCACATTTAGCAACTCTGCCATGTATGTATTACCGCTAAGCGAGAACAAAAAAGCGATTATTGCTGCGGTACAAGCAACTGCAGGTAACGCACTGTTTCAAACCAACATCGGCAGTGGATTAACCAGTAGCGCTGGATTATTCGATAAGATTCCAGACTCTGGCTCACGTGCAGTCATTTTGCTTTCGGATGGTGCTGGCCGGGTAGATGCCAACACACAACAAAAAATTAAAGACTGGTTTGAGCGTTTAAATATCAGCTTATATTGGATTGTGTTACGTCAGCCTGGCGGGCTTAGTATTTTTGATACGAGCTATGTGCCTGTTGAAGACCAGCCATTGCCTGCACAAATTGAGCTACATGAATTCTTTCAAAAATTCAAAACGCCATTTAGAGCTTACGAGGCAGAAGATCCTAAATCGCTTCAACTCGCAATGAACGATATTAATAATCGTGAAAAGAAACCCATTAAATATTTTGAAAAAATACCGGGACGAGATTACTCAAACATCTGCTTCATGATTGCAGCCATCATGATTGCACTCTTACTGGGCGTTAAAAGAATTGAGGTGACAACATGGCATTAA
- a CDS encoding DUF58 domain-containing protein has product MIENIKSFDYHVSWRSRVRHPGRHASTQRGMGMEFRGHTTLLSYPDPRRIDIRQTIRDPLEQVYVRLFNQKSATPVYVICDLSGSMNFGAKKRKIKLAAEISESIAQSASEHHDPFGFIGFDEKVREDWISMTSFKSHHAISLAESLKDFHPAQVNCNGITEVYRYLPRERSLVFLISDFHMPNTLLEEALSNLLRHHIVPIVLWDSAEYKNLPEFGLVNVDDAETGEKRTLFLRKELREKIVQSFENRRNEIYELFMRFDMPPFYVEGEFDADSLTEYFHQFVAA; this is encoded by the coding sequence ATGATTGAAAATATTAAATCTTTTGACTACCACGTTAGCTGGAGATCGCGCGTACGCCATCCAGGCAGACACGCCAGTACGCAACGTGGTATGGGCATGGAGTTTCGTGGGCACACGACGTTGCTTTCTTACCCAGACCCACGTCGCATCGATATACGTCAAACCATACGTGATCCACTTGAGCAAGTATATGTACGCCTGTTTAACCAAAAAAGTGCTACGCCTGTTTATGTCATCTGCGACTTATCAGGCAGTATGAATTTTGGTGCTAAAAAAAGAAAAATCAAGCTAGCGGCTGAAATATCAGAGTCGATTGCACAGTCGGCCAGTGAACATCATGATCCGTTTGGTTTTATCGGCTTTGATGAAAAAGTACGTGAAGACTGGATTAGCATGACCTCATTCAAGTCCCACCATGCAATCTCGCTGGCTGAGTCACTGAAAGACTTTCACCCTGCACAAGTAAACTGCAATGGCATTACTGAAGTTTATCGTTATTTACCGCGTGAACGCTCCTTAGTCTTTCTGATTTCAGATTTTCACATGCCAAATACCTTACTGGAAGAAGCATTATCCAACCTGTTACGTCACCATATCGTACCGATTGTGTTATGGGACTCGGCTGAATATAAAAACTTGCCAGAATTTGGTTTAGTAAATGTTGATGACGCTGAAACTGGGGAAAAGCGTACCTTGTTTTTACGGAAAGAATTACGTGAAAAAATCGTGCAATCTTTTGAAAATAGACGCAATGAAATCTATGAGCTGTTCATGCGCTTTGACATGCCGCCTTTTTATGTAGAAGGTGAGTTCGACGCAGACTCCCTGACAGAATACTTTCACCAATTTGTAGCCGCCTAA